The following are encoded together in the Acidobacteriota bacterium genome:
- a CDS encoding type II toxin-antitoxin system VapC family toxin, whose translation MIVADASAVLELLLGTTASVDIQRRLLESGESLHAPHLIDLEIAQVLRRYVLIGEMTPQRGKQALDDLPDLPIIRYPHDLFLSRIWALRHNVTAYDAAYLALAESLPAPLITCDARLAATLGHRATVELVRTGRA comes from the coding sequence GTGATTGTTGCAGACGCTTCGGCGGTCCTTGAGTTGCTCTTGGGAACAACTGCCTCGGTTGACATTCAGAGGCGACTTCTTGAGAGCGGAGAGTCTCTGCATGCGCCTCATCTGATTGATCTTGAGATAGCTCAGGTCCTGCGGCGGTACGTACTAATTGGGGAAATGACTCCGCAACGAGGGAAGCAAGCACTGGACGACTTGCCGGATCTGCCGATTATTCGCTACCCGCACGACTTGTTTCTCTCGCGTATTTGGGCACTTCGTCACAACGTAACGGCCTACGATGCGGCCTACCTGGCCCTTGCAGAATCGCTTCCGGCGCCATTGATTACTTGTGACGCTCGATTGGCCGCCACCCTCGGTCATCGAGCGACCGTCGAGCTTGTCCGGACGGGTCGCGCTTGA
- a CDS encoding type II toxin-antitoxin system VapC family toxin, translated as MVVDTSALVAIMNDEPERRQFNELIEAATATYVSAASLLETRIVLFARTGDSAVLALDAFLLKSGMMVMEVAPRIADIAFDAYRRYGKSSGHGASLNYGDCFSYALARHLDAPLLFKGEDFAKTDVRSAAEA; from the coding sequence ATGGTTGTCGACACATCGGCACTCGTCGCCATCATGAACGACGAACCGGAACGCCGCCAGTTCAATGAATTGATCGAAGCGGCGACCGCCACTTATGTCAGTGCGGCTAGCCTGCTTGAGACCAGAATAGTCTTGTTCGCTCGAACCGGCGACAGCGCGGTCCTGGCGTTGGATGCCTTCCTTCTCAAGAGCGGCATGATGGTCATGGAGGTTGCGCCCCGAATTGCCGACATTGCCTTCGATGCCTATCGAAGGTACGGCAAGAGCAGCGGTCATGGCGCGTCCCTGAACTACGGCGACTGCTTCTCCTACGCCTTAGCCAGGCATCTGGACGCCCCACTCCTGTTCAAGGGCGAGGACTTTGCAAAAACGGACGTTCGGTCGGCTGCAGAAGCGTGA
- a CDS encoding type II toxin-antitoxin system VapB family antitoxin, translating to MPLNIKDADTHALARRLASLTGESLTQAVKRAVLERLEQVEKTRRAVRLADELDHIALHCAGLPRHDRRSAEEIIGYDERGLPD from the coding sequence ATGCCACTGAACATCAAGGACGCCGACACACACGCCTTGGCCAGACGGCTCGCATCCCTGACCGGAGAATCGTTGACCCAAGCCGTCAAACGGGCTGTGCTGGAGAGACTGGAGCAGGTAGAAAAAACCCGCCGTGCCGTCCGGCTTGCCGATGAACTGGACCACATTGCCCTGCATTGCGCCGGGTTGCCTCGCCACGACAGGCGGAGTGCCGAAGAGATCATCGGCTACGACGAACGGGGGCTTCCCGACTGA